One Natrinema longum genomic window carries:
- a CDS encoding ribosome assembly factor SBDS yields the protein MISLDEAVTARLESHGARFEVLVDPDAALEIKRDEFEGDLEDVIAAEDVFEDASRGDRPAEADLEKVFDTTEPLEIIPDVIKQGEIQITADQRREMQEQKRKQLIDTITRNAVNPQMDNAPHPPERIENALEEAGFTVDPMEPVQEQVDDALDALRPVIPIRFEEVTVAVQVPADYAGSAQAKIRQFGDLEREEWQNDGSWIGVLTFPAGLQNEFYDTVNEHTSGNAETEIVKDKDDLKTR from the coding sequence ATGATTTCGCTTGACGAGGCGGTGACAGCGCGACTCGAATCACACGGGGCGCGTTTCGAAGTGCTCGTAGACCCGGACGCGGCGCTGGAGATCAAACGCGACGAGTTCGAGGGCGACCTCGAGGACGTAATCGCCGCCGAGGACGTCTTCGAAGACGCCTCTCGGGGGGATCGACCTGCGGAGGCCGACCTCGAGAAGGTCTTCGATACCACGGAGCCACTCGAGATCATTCCCGACGTGATCAAACAAGGGGAGATTCAGATCACGGCCGATCAGCGCCGCGAGATGCAAGAACAGAAACGCAAGCAGTTGATCGATACCATCACGCGCAACGCAGTCAACCCACAGATGGACAACGCACCGCATCCGCCCGAACGGATCGAGAACGCCCTGGAGGAGGCCGGCTTTACCGTCGATCCGATGGAGCCGGTCCAGGAACAGGTCGACGACGCGCTGGACGCCCTGCGGCCGGTGATCCCGATCCGATTCGAGGAGGTCACCGTCGCCGTGCAGGTGCCGGCCGATTACGCCGGCAGCGCACAGGCGAAGATCCGTCAGTTCGGCGATCTCGAGCGCGAAGAGTGGCAAAACGACGGCTCCTGGATCGGCGTGCTCACCTTCCCGGCGGGGCTCCAAAACGAGTTTTACGACACCGTCAACGAACACACCAGCGGCAACGCGGAGACGGAAATCGTCAAGGACAAAGACGATCTGAAGACGCGATAG
- a CDS encoding FUN14 domain-containing protein, with the protein MIDLDPTTLGLEFGGGAAIGGIIGFAAKKIAKLLAIIVGVQLMLFRYLESQGILFVDWNRLSAGLLKTQQRAQGAADVHWVQSIVSTLSIGAGFTGGFLVGFKRG; encoded by the coding sequence ATGATCGATCTCGATCCGACGACCCTCGGGCTGGAGTTCGGGGGCGGCGCAGCAATCGGCGGCATCATCGGGTTCGCCGCCAAGAAAATCGCGAAACTCCTCGCGATCATCGTCGGCGTTCAGTTGATGCTCTTTCGTTACCTCGAGTCCCAGGGCATCCTCTTCGTCGACTGGAATCGACTCTCGGCCGGACTGTTGAAAACCCAGCAACGCGCCCAGGGTGCGGCGGACGTCCACTGGGTCCAGTCGATCGTGTCGACGCTGTCGATCGGTGCGGGCTTTACCGGCGGCTTCCTGGTCGGTTTCAAACGCGGATAA